GGCAAATCGGCCGACATCGTCGCGGTGAAGGGCGATCCGTTGACCGACGTGCGCACGCTCGAAACCATGGGCTTCGTCATGGCGCGCGGCACCGTGGTGCGGGCAGCGGGAGAATGAACATGCGTTCGATCAAGCTGTTCGCGCTGCTGCCGCTCGCCATGATGCTCGGCACCGCGGCGACGAAGCCGGCGACACCGCTGGCGCCTGTCCTCGCGCCCAAACCGGCGGCCGAAGCACAAAAGACAGCGCCCCCGGTCACGACCCCGATCGCGCCGTCGGCAACGCTCACCAAGCAGGATGTCGACAGCTGGCTCGACGGCTTCATGCCCTTCGCGCTGAAGCGCGGCGACCTTGCGGGCGCGGTGATCGTCGTGGTCAAGGACGGGCAGGTGCTGACCCAGCGCGGTTTCGGCTATGCCGACGCCGCCAAGCGCACCCCGGTCGATCCCGCGCGCACGCTCTTCCGCCCCGGTTCGGTGTCCAAGCTGTTCACCTGGACTGCCGTGATGCAACAGGTCGAGGCGGGCAAGATCGATCTCGACGCCGACGTCAACACCTACCTCGATTTCAAGATCCCGCTGAAGGACGGCAAGCCCGCGACGATGCGCCAGTTGATGACGCACACTGCGGGGTTCGAGGAGCATGGCAAGCTGACCATGTTCGAGGACAAGAAATTCCAGATCTCGCTCGGTGACTATGTGAAGGGCGGGATTCCGAACCGCATCTATGCGCCGGGGACGACACCCTCCTATTCGAACTATGGCACCGCGCTGGCGGGCTATATCGTCGAGCGCGTGACGAAAATGTCGTTCGACGATTATGTCGAACAACGCATCTTCCAGCCGCTCGGCATGGCGCAGTCGACTTTCCGCCAGCCGCTGCCGGCTGCATTCGCGCCGTGGATGGCGACCGGATATCGCCAGCTTTCGGCCGGCCCCTCGAAGTTCGAGATTGTTGGCCCGTCACCCGCGGGCGGCCTGTCCTCGACCGGCGCCGACATGGCGAAATTCATGATCGCACATCTCAATCAGGGTGCGGGGCTGATGAAGCCCGAGACCGCACGGACGATGCACGATACGCCGCTGACGATCCTGCCGCCGCTCAACCGGATGGAACTCGGCTTTTTCGAAACCAACATCAACGGCCGTCAGGTGATCGCGCATCTCGGCGACACGCAGTTGTTCCACACCGCGCTCCACCTGTTCACCAACGAAAATATCGGCCTCTACATGTCGTTCAACGCCACGGGCGATCAGGCCTCGGTCGGCCCCGTGCGCCGCGCATTGTTCGAGGATTTCGCCGATCGTTATCTCCCCGGCAATGAAATGCCCGCGACGCGCGTCGATGCGAAAACCTCGGCCGAACACGCAAGGATGCTCGCCGGCAACTGGCTCAACAGCCGCCGTGCCGAAACCAATTTCTATGCGATCGCCTCGCTGCTCGGTCAGGTGAAGATCAGCGTCGGGCCGAAGGGCGAACTGATCGTTCCCGCCGGACGCGACCTCAACGGCAAGCCGGCCAAATGGGTCGAGACTGCGCCCTTCGTCTGGCACAATGCCGACGGCCACGGCCGGCTCGCCGCACAGGTGGTCGATGGCAAGGTCGTCCGCT
This genomic window from Sphingopyxis sp. YR583 contains:
- a CDS encoding serine hydrolase domain-containing protein, whose translation is MRSIKLFALLPLAMMLGTAATKPATPLAPVLAPKPAAEAQKTAPPVTTPIAPSATLTKQDVDSWLDGFMPFALKRGDLAGAVIVVVKDGQVLTQRGFGYADAAKRTPVDPARTLFRPGSVSKLFTWTAVMQQVEAGKIDLDADVNTYLDFKIPLKDGKPATMRQLMTHTAGFEEHGKLTMFEDKKFQISLGDYVKGGIPNRIYAPGTTPSYSNYGTALAGYIVERVTKMSFDDYVEQRIFQPLGMAQSTFRQPLPAAFAPWMATGYRQLSAGPSKFEIVGPSPAGGLSSTGADMAKFMIAHLNQGAGLMKPETARTMHDTPLTILPPLNRMELGFFETNINGRQVIAHLGDTQLFHTALHLFTNENIGLYMSFNATGDQASVGPVRRALFEDFADRYLPGNEMPATRVDAKTSAEHARMLAGNWLNSRRAETNFYAIASLLGQVKISVGPKGELIVPAGRDLNGKPAKWVETAPFVWHNADGHGRLAAQVVDGKVVRWSIDGISPFMVFDRAPASKSAAWIMPAMYVSLGILLITLLQWPVSALIRRHYKAPLTLERRSLRVYRGVRVGAGLVLGLIAAWVISMSKLKALPSYDPWLWFLQIAGLIVLVGGTLLAAWNLRIVAREKRGWFRILWASLLLLAMLMPFYVAWTFGLIAMTVNY